ATAAGAATGATCATGAAAATTTATAAGACACAAGAAAGCTGAAAGCATGTCCTACCCTGGGAACAGATACATGTTGTTGGCTTGATTTACATGACCCACTTTTCCATTACCTGCATAAAATTTTAATCAGACGTTTCTTCACAGCTAAGGAAAAATGTAAAGTAGACAAGAAGCCTCAACTCAACCAATGAGAGCTAATTACCAAGATCTACATTTTCGAAAGGGCTTCCACTTCCAAATACGATATCTCCTCCGGCATGCTTAAAAGCATCAATAGCAGTGCACTCAGCTGTCCAGGTACACCAATGAcaatgtcaaaattaaaaacagtcaTTACATTAAGAAATTGTGAGAGTTTATTAAGCCTTGTGCAGACAAACCATTCATTGTAGGGTTAGACATGGCAAAGATGGCAGGTTTTGTTGAAACAGATTCTTTCATTGCCTTAAGCACCTGAGCTTAATcacaattattaaaataagaaattgcTGAATAACACATACAGAACACCAAGCATTCTaacatatcaataaaaaaaatattattaatatagttCACTCATGGATAGGACATGATATAAGTGGAATTGTACAAGATAATTACCTCCTCATTGAAAATGCCACCAACCCCAGACAAACCAAGGAGAACATGTGGTCTAACCTTCTTCACCTAAACATCAATATGTTCAACAATCAATTTTGATGTATGAATATGACTATGCGTGACCCTCAAGATCAGCATCACCATAGGTAGATGGTTAAGTTATCTTATACCAAAATAATTGTTTTCAATATCATAACATAACCCTTGACACAAAAGAGTTTTGCTCAATGAATCCTTTAAATTTACCACTTCAATTATACTAGCACCCTCAGTGAGCCCTTCTAGGTCTCTTGGGTTTTTAGCAAATGGAGCTGCAGCTGGATCTAGATTATTCCTATCAGTTGTGACAAGACCCTGCATACAGAAATGGCATTGTCATCAGGATTAATGCAActaaatacaaatacaaaacaGCAGCATCCAACACTTGATTgcacaaatttatttattttataattccAGCATTTTATATTAAGTCATATCAAGACAAACAATATGATGGAAAAAGAGAGTAAAAATAATACTAGCATTACAAGAAGATCAATCAAAATCAGAATTGGGTATCTTAGTATAGTTACGATCATAAACAGTTATAGTTTCAAGCATTACAACTTAAAGAACTGACAAAGCTAGTAAATATGTGAAAGCATACATCTTTATCAATCAAAAAGAATTGACTTTTGGCAGCTGTTTCACTGCACCCTGCCATCTTTGAAACTGCCTGGATGGCCATTTTCAGAACACCAAGCCCTGCACTGCAAGCCAGGGAAGAAATGTTCTTGACACAAAAGTAGCTAATCTATAATGAATGTGatgaaacaacaaaatgaaatcaGACACCCAATATTAAGGTTGATCATAATAAGTTCTGCAATTACCTTCCAGCTCCAACCACAACTATCTTTTGGTTTACAAAATCAGACAATGGCCGACCTTGGGCTCTTACAGATCCCAAAATTCCAGCAAGAGCAACACCAGCAGTGCCCTGAAGGACATGAAGGAAAAAATGAGTTTCGGTAGCTACTTCAATAAAACAGTCCAGTAGATAACAACCTTCAAGATTTTCTTGATTAATAAAGTCTTAAATCATTTTCTCACCTGTatatcatcattaaacatgcaAAACCTTTTATGATATCGTTCCAAAGTTTCAAAAGCCCACTTCATTTGGAAATCCTCAAACTGAAGAAATTATCACAACCATGTAATTATACAATTGATAACAGCTATGTGcccaaaagaataaaaagaaagaaagaaagaaagaagaaacctGCACAATGGCCTTAGGCCATCGAGCATGAACAGCTTCCATGAATTCATCCACAATTGATAGATACTCTTCACCTTCCAACCTTGGTTGTCGAAGTCCTAAATCTATCACATGAAAATGACATCAGAACAGTCACCAATACCTTTCACAAGATCAACTAAGATTAATTCACATGCTAGCTTTTGGTATGGTCTTAGCAGTTTCTAAATATAATTGCAAAGTAAGGATAAACTAATTAACAAACGAAAGCTTTaaacaagaaaacaaagatcTGGCAGGAAACATTTTACTCACAAAGACGATCTTCAAGTAGCTTTTGATTGTTGGTTCCAACATCTAGCATAACTGGAAGTATCTGCCACATTAAGAAATTCAACATATAACAACTTAGAAAAAATTACTGGTTTTTACCTAGTAGATGATCTTAATGAAGTCAAAACGAAATTAAGATAGTCAAGCCCCTTTGTAAATGACACCTATCACAGAAGGTAATAAAActgaaataattaaagaaagcatattaataaattatatgtcCTAAGGTATCTTAGCATGGGTAGTAATCCTATCCACTAGTATACGttgataataattttagttCCAAGCATGGGCCACCGTGAAACAAAACTGAAGTTAACTCCCACCATCAGCAGATGTGAGCTAGAGAAAAGAGGTAGAAAGCAAATAGATAAACGGAGAAAAGAAAGCATACTCTTTGCGGGCTGATACCAGCAGCAGCAACATAAATGTCAAGTTTTCCTATTGGTATTCCAATGCCCTGAACTCCAAGGTCACCTAAGCCAAGGATTCGACTACCGTCTGTCAAGACAATCATATCTACCTGCAAAAAGGTGTAAGATGACAAGAACCGAACACATTAAATGAATAAATGCAAACAACTTTTGCTACTCAATATACCAAGAAACATCAAGGAAAAGAGTTTTCCCTTTagtaaacaaaagaaaaggataCTGCCATAAACAAGATTAAAGCAATACCTCAGGAGCTGGCCAGTTATAGATCATCGACATCATCTCTCCTTTATCTTTGGCACTAAAATACATTCCACGTGGACGTCTAAATAACCCAGAATAATTTTGGCAAACTAATCCAACTGTAGGAGTATATATTATAGGGGCAAACTCTTTAATATTATCAATAAGCACCTGtagcgaaatggaagaaatcaacatgataataatatatactctCATGTTAAGAAGAAAACTCCATCATCAACTCACTCTGTAGTACAATGTCTCGTTCCTGTCATGCAGTCTGTTCAAGATTCTCCATTTGGCTAGGGCAACAACTTTATCTGGTTGTCCCTGAGTGTTCTTCTCCAAAGACCGGTATGAATTCACTAAAACAATATATTGCTATCAAATTATTACTGAACAAAAAAGGAAATTTACAAATAAGTAAAAGCTATAATGTAATTTtcagaagaaaggaaaaatgaCTGAGAGTAAAACATCCAAAATTCTGAAGACATAAAATATGATACAGGTAGGCTTAAACTTACTGAACCGATCATATTGCTGCTCAAATGAAATGACACGAGGAGGAAGGAGGCCCCTAAGCCCCAATCGGTCCCGTTCAGTCAAAGGAAACCCAGTATCCTGCATTCAAGAATTTGGAACAGAGTTGGAGAAAAACTTGAGTTTTAGATCCAAAACCGTGATGACATGATGAGAGAAGGTTTCATGAACAATTTGACATGATCCCAAAGTTATGTAAAACATTCTATGAGAAGCTTACATTTTTATTCTAATGTCAAATTGTAAGTGTAATACATGAACTCATGTTCAGCATTTAACCAAACTTTAAAACACATAAACACCACTAACAAGGAAAAAGTAGATGACATTAATGATCAAGCAATCACTTTTTCCTCTCTAGTGTGCAGGCTATTTtgaattgttttcttttttgtttgtttggatTTGGTTAAATTTGGGGAAATAAACATTTTACTTTCAAAAGTTTTTAGTGTGTGGCCTATTTTAAGCCAATCCAAAAACAAGCCTCCACTTTCATATAACCACCATATTCAAATCCATTACAAGAGTAGTGTAATTCCATAAAACTACATGTTTGTAGTAACCTACATagcatttattaattaaaaaaaaaactaaaaattctcGGCCATTCAAGTCttcagaaagaaaaacaaccaCGAAAACTTCATCAAAATTTTGTGGAACATTTTCAACATGGATCAACccaatttctttttttgaaaatattgacTTTCAAGCGAACAGCAATTCACAACATTCAACAGAAGCTTTATAAACTATAAATAGACAAACTAAGGATAAAAACTAAACGAAAGTTATTTCCTTTCTGAAAATCTTAAACTAAAATTTTCCAGATTcccaaaccaaaacaaaaaaaaagggagaaagttgaagaaagaaaagtttgaacaaAAAAACCAACCTTGTTGAACCAAGGATCGTGGAGGATATCAGCACCACGCTTGTGAACAATGAAAGGGCCAGGAATCGCCGTCGATAACCGCCGGCTCGATCTGGCAACGGCGGTGGCGGCGAATCGTGCCAGGTTCCACATCGCTGTCGGGAAATTCAACTCAGCTACTATACTACTGAGCTGAACTTTAAGCTCTGTATAAAGTTAAAAATGGTAGCAAGCTTCTAAATTTTCTCGGGAAAATGGAGCTGCTGCTACTGTGCGTGTGCTTTGGTTTTACTGGTGAAAAAACAATTTTCCCGAGAAAATgggaaattaattataattaattaatgaatggAAAATGATGGGAAGTGTTGGGAGTGGTAACATCAAAGAGTATATATAGATTCAACTTCAAGAATGAGTAATCATTGGCTGATTTTATAATACATTACAGCAATgaacttgttttttttttagtcaaaGTCTTTGACATTACAACAGACATCTTTGGTTCGTGTTtctaattgtatttttttaaaccactaaaaaatacactcaaaaaaatatttttaaataatttaaaattacaacaaaaatatttaacattaaatatgtactTGTAAAAAATcgcattaaaattcaatttctaaagcatttttgaaaaatatatattaatattgaatatttttatcgcgtttaaaattatttgaaagcATTTTTATTAGTAGCAAAATTCGGATACAGTTTTATTACcgacaaaattattcaaatcCAATTTTAGTAGATTacccatttttttattttaagatttaattaACATGTGTCAAACATTAAACACATAATAAGCTTATTACTATagaaagttttgaattttttattttaataaatacgcaacaaattttttatatataacctAAACTTGAagtcttttttaataaataagttTAACATAAACACATATTTTCtttatgttataatttttaaaaaaatttaaaacaaaatattttaaaattacatctatattatttttgtaaattccTAAGAGTGTAGACAATTCTTTTGAAGGTTAATGCTCAAAATAACTTCAATACACAATCAAAaattatattgtatttttttatcatttttttttaaataaaagaaaaaatggtatTCACTTTACACAAGATTCTTATGTATATGATTGTTAGAAGCGgtctaatgataaaaaaaatttgtatacatatacaaatatatacacttaaattttattatgcaatataataaaaataaattatatatattatttctcttaactgtataacaaaaaaattataaggcaAGTTTGTCTAATAGAAAGAAAATATCAAAGGCAATGCTGAAATTTTACATCACACATTACGcatataattcataaaaaaatgtcaaccgatataatttattatttttggtcaaCAGTTAGTTAGTAATGTTTAAAATTATAGACTGAAAATATGTTATTAGACAGttagacaaaaaatattaaattaataattaaaaatattaacaaaaaataataaattttgttgatcTTTAAACTTTTTTCTATTATTCACTAAGTGTAATATAACATATTATCTTAAATGAATTATGTATTCGTTAAAAGTATGCATAATATTAAGCTAGAAAAATTTATAttgttagaaaaaaataaaagaatttgtaGTGCTATgtcttttacaaaatttaatttttaaatgggACATAAGTGATGCGATTAATGAAAAGAATATAATGTGTTCGTTAGGCTGGATCTGAAACGGGTCGGGTGCTGCGTGTGAGTGAGGTGCAAACGAGATACTTTCGAGTTGACGATATGTGAAAAGGGGGAGTGCCACTTGCAAAAAGAGAACTTTGACGTTCAAAACAGTATCCGTATAAGGGGTGGCGATTAGGTATAGAGTAGGTAACGTATCTGGGGAGGAGTAAGTCCCTTCTCTTATATATTCTGTACTTAGGACGGATTCCACATGAGGAGATCctcttttttaaaaactttttataCCAACTATCCAGGTtcatataaaagaaaatgtaaTTCGGGTCGCCTCCTGATTCAGATTTAGTAACCTATCGAGTCAGGCAATTATCTGGGTTAGGTATTAAGTTTGATGGGCTGGTCAGAACAAAatgtaatataaatatataagttataagTTGCTTTTCTTTTCGCAACCTGATaaaaattgatatataattttcataaGCTAAAAAAAAGGTGTCgcatgtttgtttttttattattacattatatttttcgtaatttgtaaaaactaaaataaaagttttttttaataaataagttattttcaaaatcttcaaaaagtaaaacatttaattaaataaagaaattcgTAACTtgtgaaacataaaaattaaaacaaaaaatataaaaaaaattgtaacttACAAAAAGATTTGAGTCTATAAATTAATAATCTATATGAACAGACCATTTTAAAGCATTTCATACCTCTCCTTTCCCTCACCAGAATTTTTAGTCCTATTTGATGTTATACCTTCAAATCTTCAATGTGCTTCTTGGATCATACaagaaatattatttgaattcatTAATTAAATGAAATAGTAATAAAATAGTATTATATTCTTTTTAGATTGTCTATTGTATTTCTTAATTCAATGATTAATTTTTCGCAAATCTAAGTTCTATTTAAATGTATTATTGACTAATAAGTTACTTTATATATAAGACGAGACTCAAATCCTCTAATACTTGTTTAAATAGACAAATGAACTGATCACTCGACCAATTCAAATTGATTATCAAAATAGTATTATATTAGATGATGGCAATGGGTGATGGAGGAAGCTCCGGAGGAAACTTCCAATGTGGCGTGAATTTTGGTTTGGAATGAAACAAATCGTTGCAAAGAGCAATTGGCACACACATGCATAGTTTTATTAGCTTCAACTAATTGTACCttcacaaatattaaaatacaaatgttGTTTTGTTAGCTTCACTAAATATATTTATCAATATGTAGATGAAAATCAGCTAtccatataaattatatattaaaatataaaatatatatttaaattaaataccaCTAGATCTCCACCAAAATCACCATTgacaaacaataattttttttttttggtgactagaCAAATAATAAGGTTTTTAAACATTTGACGTTTGGTTATTGTCTTCAcgataaagaaaataaagacatcaagaacaaaaacatgtttgaaaacaaaaataaacttaaaatcttCTGTTAGTTTGATTCTTTAGGGTTTTCAGCTCCATTAAGCAGTGGGCATCTCACCACCAGTTTAATACCTTACATTTCATTGATCTTTTCCACATTTAATAACCCATTAATATTTtatgacttttttgtttataGATTAATGCTTAAAAGTATGAGATGACTTACAAGACATAAAGTATAAATAACTTTACCAAACTTACGGTAATACTTTTCTACTACTCTTGTCACTGACATCTAAattctattatatataaaaagaaaaattgactAAGTTGTCTCGAGAAATTGTTGTTGCCGTTTCTATcatggtgttttttttttaaaccaaaacTTGAATTTGAAACCACAATGATGATTAAATTGATCACGATCTAATTGATTTGAGTTGGTCGAGAGCCCACTCATCCGTTTAGCAAATGTTGGGAATTCGAATTCTGTTTTATGTATGCAATAATCTATTGACAAGCGATAAATCATTAAATCcttaaattaaactttgatttgtGATAGATTAATATTTGACGTACTGGGTTAAGGTCTCAAGGAAAACACTGATTCCTTCACATCGTTGATGAAGAAAGTAATTGAAACTAGAGGGAGTACTTAATTAGGCTTTGAaacaaaagaattcaaattcaTAGCATAAATGCAATTGAAATACTAAGTAGACGGTTCAATCCAACTACAATTTAGTGTGCAATTTTGGCAATTCTTTCTAGTTTCTTCTATCTTTAAAGCACATTAATTCTAGCCTATGCTTTATATATCAAGTAGAGTTTGACGCATTGCCTAATAAGAGTGCCATTTTCCAAATTGTTGGTAATACTATTCAATATGTAGTAGAAATATTACCACCTTTTCCTTGTTGCCATAAAAACTGCATGCCTTATCGGGCATTGTACAACAATTCAAATTATATTTCCTTTGAATTACAATATCTGTTGATTCATTAAGTTATTTGCACGTTAAATAAGAAGTccaaaatcaataattaattataaatttttttattgaatatctagaataggataaataattaaatatccaaTCATTGTAGATTATGTGTGAAGATAAAGAATCTATTGTGTAACCTTTTattgaaatatgaaaataattaataatattaaactaagaaaatttctCTAATTTCACAAAAATTGTGTAACATTCCATTGCATTATTCTTGATATTGCACCACTTTAACAAACTCCACCTAAGAGGACCtaactttgttttgaaaataaaaagaactcCACCTAATGGAGAAATTAACTAAAGCACCTAAACACTGATTCTATAgtttaaaattgttcaaaaccTTCAACTGCATGTGCTTGATTGAAATCttctaaataatattattaattcaaACAAATAAGTGAAATAACCAATCCTTTAATTTGTTTCTCTAACTCAAATGGGAAAATCAATTGATATTGGTGAGCCAAATGACAAGTGACAAAAGACATGGTATACTTAACCTATGTGAGATgaaatgaaataattttattctcaCTTGATCACACAACTGTTATAATTGtccattaataataaaaattttggacaaTTTGCATTTTACAATCCctgatttttttcataattggTGCGGAATTTGAGGTAGCTCTGAGTGAGTTCTTCCAGTTCGTGAAaagcagaaaagaagaaattttCCTGTAGAAAACATTGAGATACTTTCCAATGTTATAATTTATACTCTCCAAAATCAAAAACACCAAACCAACACCATAAAAACTGCTAATGATTCTGCAACAATGatagtgagagagagagagagaaagaacaGAGCCTAAACTTGTAGGATTTCATTAGAATAAGCTTGCTTTTGAATGAAACATGACTAGACAAAATTCCATATAACATCAAAAAGACAAAAGAACTATTTTCGATCAGTCACGGCTGGTCTATGTGTGAATCCAGAACCACTGAATTTGAGGCTTGATTGCCGCTGATAACTGCCAAAGTTGACATAAGCTTCCTCTGACATAGTTATATTCTCTACTTCTCAATTGAAATTTTCATGATATATTCTATTCATACAAGAAATCAAAGCTCTATGGATAATCACGATAAAACTATGGGACATAGTCCCAGCCTTAAAATCACCCAGCAACAAATGACAAAACTTCGGTTGGTGCAAAATTTGCCCAACTTTATATATCATATGTATTGCAATTCTATTGATTGTCCTGTtttagctttttcttctgctttcTTCGCTGATCACGCAAACCTGAAGCAAGAACATTCCGAAAATTTAGAACATGCTAGAGCCAAGatctaattaataaataactagaaaagaagaaaggataTCATATATTTTCAGACTGAAGATTAcgtttcttctcctcttttctttttcttttccgaTTTTCTATATTTCTCTGTTTTCCAGCAAAATCCTTGACATCCATGCGCACCTGTGGGGAGAAAAAGGAGCAAAAGCAAgaacaacaaaacaaacaaaaaacataaGCTCCAATCTACTACTCAAGCTGAATATTTAGATAACGAGAAATTCCTAACTTTCCTGCAAAATAAACCTTATTCTACTTTTCAAAATCTAAAAGTTTGTTAATGCGGCAAATTACGTTGTAAAATAGACGATTTCATATTTGACAGGATCAATACAAAATTATGCCTGCTGGAATATGAAAAGGGTGGAACATTCTACCTCTTCACCAGCATTCCGGAGTGCCTGAAGTGCTTCAACACAATCTTGACCAATCACAACCAATTTTCCCTTCTTGCCTACTCCTGAGCCCGGGCGATCATTTAGTTTTTGCTTTGCTAATTGTAGCAATTGTTCCTGCATGACAGGTGTGACACCAGCCTACAAAAGAGAGTATTATGTTTCAGAGTTATGTCCTAAACATAGTACATATGTTTGCATAGTAAAAAGATACTAGGAGCATGTTTGAGAACCTCTCAAAAAAgtcaaattaagaaaaataatcacGTTTGGGTAAAAACTTGAAAATAGATTATAATTGAAACTAATAATTTTAAGCTAAAAACCAGCTTATAAGCAAAAGCAATATTTTGAAACTTATGGAATATAAGCAAAagcttatattttttaattgtaatgaTTTTCCTAATTTGACCTAAAGCaccaaatattaaataatataggCAATCATTCTATACCCATTTTCGTTATTTCGTAATAACACCACTTAAGATTTCATACATTTCAAACAcaataaattattctaaaacCATTTTTCAGCTAAAGTATCCAAACATAAATTGATCATCACATAATTGATTATTTCGAAAAGTATAAATTTTTAGCGTTCCCAAACACATATTATTGTGGATAATTAAAACACCTATGTGCTAGTATATGTACATCATGCCTTGCAATTCCTCTGAAACTTCTGaagaaaaacattaaaaattagaattgcAATAATAACAAATGACTAGCAATGGGCAAGAGGCATTCCAAATGTGGTAAATAAATATTAAGcgtgaaaatgaaagaaaatcaTAAGATTAATACCCCTGCTAAAT
This sequence is a window from Arachis duranensis cultivar V14167 chromosome 2, aradu.V14167.gnm2.J7QH, whole genome shotgun sequence. Protein-coding genes within it:
- the LOC107473149 gene encoding NAD-dependent malic enzyme 2, mitochondrial — its product is MWNLARFAATAVARSSRRLSTAIPGPFIVHKRGADILHDPWFNKDTGFPLTERDRLGLRGLLPPRVISFEQQYDRFMNSYRSLEKNTQGQPDKVVALAKWRILNRLHDRNETLYYRVLIDNIKEFAPIIYTPTVGLVCQNYSGLFRRPRGMYFSAKDKGEMMSMIYNWPAPEVDMIVLTDGSRILGLGDLGVQGIGIPIGKLDIYVAAAGISPQRILPVMLDVGTNNQKLLEDRLYLGLRQPRLEGEEYLSIVDEFMEAVHARWPKAIVQFEDFQMKWAFETLERYHKRFCMFNDDIQGTAGVALAGILGSVRAQGRPLSDFVNQKIVVVGAGSAGLGVLKMAIQAVSKMAGCSETAAKSQFFLIDKDGLVTTDRNNLDPAAAPFAKNPRDLEGLTEGASIIEVVKKVRPHVLLGLSGVGGIFNEEVLKAMKESVSTKPAIFAMSNPTMNAECTAIDAFKHAGGDIVFGSGSPFENVDLGNGKVGHVNQANNMYLFPGIGLGSLLSGARLITDGMLQAAAECLASYMLEEDISKGILYPSIDSIRNVTAEVGAAVLRAAVEDNLAEGHGDVGPKELAKMSKEETVEYVARNMWYPVYSPLVHEK